A genomic stretch from Budorcas taxicolor isolate Tak-1 chromosome 15, Takin1.1, whole genome shotgun sequence includes:
- the LOC128059993 gene encoding olfactory receptor 6Q1: protein MQPGIPNQTHRTEFVLLGFAEVHETRLFLFALFLTMYLLTLLENLAIIVVVGLDHRLHRPMYFFLTHLSCLEIGYTSVTVPKMLAGLLGVAGGQRISYAGCLSQLFVFTFLGATECFLLAAMAYDCYVAICLPLRYGALVSWGACVRLAAACWLGGFLTPVLPVYLTSRLMFCGPNVINHFFCDASPLLALACSDVALKETADLLVSLAVLLASSVVIAASYGRIVWTLLRIRAAAERRKAFSTCAAHLAVVSLFYGTLFFMYVRTGVASSISFNKVVSVFYSIVTPMLNPLIYSLRNQEVKGALGRAFSCRSWKGVGGRRDPCLVF from the coding sequence ATGCAGCCCGGCATCCCCAACCAGACCCACAGGACGGAGTTTGTCTTGCTGGGCTTCGCTGAGGTGCACGAGACACGCCTCTTCCTCTTTGCCCTCTTCCTCACCATGTACCTGCTCACCTTGCTGGAGAACTTGGCCATCATCGTGGTGGTGGGCTTGGACCACCGCCTCCATAGGCCCATGTATTTCTTCCTGACGCACTTGTCCTGCCTTGAAATCGGGTACACTTCAGTCACAGTGCCCAAGATGCTGGCGGGTCTCCTCGGGGTGGCTGGAGGCCAGAGGATCTCCTACGCGGGCTGCCTCTCCCAGCTTTTCGTCTTCACCTTCCTCGGTGCCACCGAGTGCTTCCTGCTGGCGGCCATGGCCTACGACTGCTACGTGGCCATCTGCCTGCCTCTCCGGTACGGGGCCCTGGTGTCCTGGGGCGCCTGTGTCCGCCTGGCTGCCGCCTGTTGGCTGGGGGGCTTCCTCACCCCTGTGTTGCCCGTCTACCTCACGTCCCGACTGATGTTCTGTGGCCCCAACGTCATCAACCACTTCTTCTGCGACGCCTCACCGCTGCTGGCCCTGGCCTGCTCGGACGTCGCCCTGAAGGAGACCGCAGACCTCCTGGTCTCCCTGGCCGTGCTCCTGGCCTCCTCCGTGGTCATCGCTGCGTCCTACGGCCGCATCGTCTGGACGCTGCTTCGGATCCGTGCGGCTGCGGAGCGCAGgaaggccttctccacctgcgCGGCCCACCTGGCCGTGGTGAGCCTCTTCTACGGCACTCTCTTCTTCATGTACGTCCGCACCGGAGTGGCCTCTTCCATCAGCTTCAACAAGGTGGTGTCCGTCTTCTACTCCATCGTCACGCCCATGCTCAACCCCCTCATCTACAGCCTTCGAAACCAAGAGGTGAAGGGAGCTCTGGGAAGAGCcttctcctgcaggtcttggaaAGGTGTTGGCGGCAGGCGGGATCCTTGCCTAGTTTTTTAG